The Caldicellulosiruptor obsidiansis OB47 genome segment CTCAAACATTTGTACTTTCTCTTCTATTTTGTCAAGAAGCTTTTTGGTGAGATTTTCTACTTCGTCTTCAAACACATCAATCTCCAACTGGCAAAAAGGTCTTACCTTAACGGGTTGAAACTTAAACCTAAAGCTCTCTTTGTCTATCTCAAACACAACAAACCCCTTGCTGTCGTTTGCTTCAGAAAAATCTATCCTGTCAGGCGAGCCACAATACAACACAGTAGGGTTTGCTGCATGCAAAATTTGAGGTTTGTGAATGTGACCCAGGGCAACAAATTTTAACTTTGGATTTAAAAGGCAAGAAAGAGGCACCTTTATGTCTTTGCCAAGCATAATTGATCTTTCACTGCCAATCTGCGCCTCTACTACAGTAAAATGTCCTGCAAGAATTGTAGGAATATTATCTTCTGAAGAGTCCAAAACCTGGCTTAGTTTTTTCTCAAAAAAATTGGCTGCTATCATATCAATCTCTTCTGTCTTTTGAGGAAATGTCTCATCCACAAACCTTTCAAGATAAAGGTAAGGCACAGCCACAATGCGAAGTTTTTCACCTCTTATTTCAAATTCTCTGGTTTCAAAAGGTCTATCCATCACAACAATGTTTGGCTGGTCGAATATTTCAAAAACCCTCACAGAATGATCTTTTGTCTCAAAAGGATGCATATCATGATTACCTGGCACTATTGCCACCAAAACGCCTCTTTTTGAAATATCCACAACCCTCTTGTAAAACATATTCCTCAGCGTAGAGTTTGGTTCTCTGTCTTTAAAAATATCGCCTGTTATAAGCAAAAGATCAATACTGTTTTCTCGTATAAACTCCAGTATCCTGTCAAATGTTTTGAAAAAATCATGTACACGTGAGCCAAGCCCATCCGGGGTTTCGCGGCTGTAAGTTGTTACACCAAAATGAAGATCAGCTGTATGAACTCCTCTTATTGCCATTTTATTCTCCCTCTTTAGAAAAATTTTTAATAGTCCATCTCATCAAGCCACTTCTTAGATACCTCTATCGTTTTTTCGTACTTTTCGTCCACCTCATGTTTTGGGGCATAAATTGAAACAAAATCATAAAAGCTATTATCATACCCTCTCGTCTTTATTGCAATTGGCATAGGGACTGCATGACCTACAAGTAAAGCCTGCTGTTTTGAATCAAGTGACTCTATAATTGACCTTAGTTGTTTACTATTTTTCATACCAGCAAGTGCACTTGTAATATCAGCTTCATCAGAAAGAGATAAAATAACCCTTGTTCCAATTTGTGATGCAATCTCACTGTCTATCTGAGAAGGTCTCTGGTCTATACACATAAGGCTTACCTTTGCCTTTCTCATTTCTCTTGCTATTGTTCCAAATATTGTCTGTTTTGCAACATCGGGCGATAAAAATCTGTGTGCTTCTTCAATTGCAATCACAAGTGGCCTTGGAGGAGAATACTTTTGTCTGTTTGAAATATACCTTTCATACATCTCCATATATCTTTGGTAAATACGCCTTGATAAGACGTTTGTAACAAAGAGATAGTTAAGTAATTTATCACTTTTGCCAAATGTTATATCAACACTGATACCTTTTTGAAGATAATTCAAAATAATATCAATTGAGTTTGTGCCAGGTCGTCTATCATATCTAAGGTAGGGTAATTCTTTTAACACAGAAAGCTTTCTGATAAGCGCCAAAAGAGAACTTCTATTGACCACAGCTTCGCTGTCTTTAAACCTCTCTGCCAAGTCCTCACCATTTATAAGTATCTCTTCAAGCCAGTGTTTACCTTCTGTTTCTAACCTGTTTTTAAGTGCAATCATAACCTGTTGTGCTGTCTCATT includes the following:
- a CDS encoding metallophosphoesterase family protein, translated to MAIRGVHTADLHFGVTTYSRETPDGLGSRVHDFFKTFDRILEFIRENSIDLLLITGDIFKDREPNSTLRNMFYKRVVDISKRGVLVAIVPGNHDMHPFETKDHSVRVFEIFDQPNIVVMDRPFETREFEIRGEKLRIVAVPYLYLERFVDETFPQKTEEIDMIAANFFEKKLSQVLDSSEDNIPTILAGHFTVVEAQIGSERSIMLGKDIKVPLSCLLNPKLKFVALGHIHKPQILHAANPTVLYCGSPDRIDFSEANDSKGFVVFEIDKESFRFKFQPVKVRPFCQLEIDVFEDEVENLTKKLLDKIEEKVQMFEQNTSNSIQVSVVKLIIKTQSLIKEKIDVGLVERFLRDRCFVLAPIEIEVVDSKKDFRIAEVDEKSDPVDAFEKFLSASQKYRGIENKDEVVSEFKKLLYEVQEK
- a CDS encoding ATP-binding protein, encoding MASSMYEENRIGKIIGGSYSEGLAIKVEDYSVVESTRIGAILVSQTEKRKYYCMLTDMVIEGMNKQALSELPRGNSSLLLNRITRGTSIYTVFKAQPVLSYDLEEKKNQPIRNIPPHASSVRRATYDDISDVFGSFEKNPKRYFPVGSVLDMDENSTVCIDMERFIERSSGIYGRTGTGKSFIARLLMAGIILCDKASLLIFDAHSDHGPDSVDEENRHVKGLKSLFGSKVQIMATENFSSMTGVLPIEIDVRDVEIEDILSIAEELNLNETAQQVMIALKNRLETEGKHWLEEILINGEDLAERFKDSEAVVNRSSLLALIRKLSVLKELPYLRYDRRPGTNSIDIILNYLQKGISVDITFGKSDKLLNYLFVTNVLSRRIYQRYMEMYERYISNRQKYSPPRPLVIAIEEAHRFLSPDVAKQTIFGTIAREMRKAKVSLMCIDQRPSQIDSEIASQIGTRVILSLSDEADITSALAGMKNSKQLRSIIESLDSKQQALLVGHAVPMPIAIKTRGYDNSFYDFVSIYAPKHEVDEKYEKTIEVSKKWLDEMDY